CTGCACCTATTAGTATTGGTCTCATAACTTTAGCACTTAAAGATAAAACAGCTTTTGTTTTAGGCGATAAACCAGATCCTAGTTTAGCACCATTAGCATTGCGGGTCTTATTTGTCTTTACTTGTGCTGCCTTGTGGGTAGGACTTTCTAGTTCTTTGCAAGAGATTGTCAAGGAGTCAGCAATTTACCTCCGAGAACGATTGGTAAATTTAGGATTGTTAGCTTATTTAAGTTCCAAAGTTACAATTTTATCAGGCTTAGCAATAGTGCAAACCTTGTTAATGGTTGTAGTAATTTTTATAGGTTTTAAATCTCCTAAACCAGAATTGATTTCTTGGCATCTAGGATTAGCAATCACAGCCTTTCTGACTTTGTTAGCTAGTATCAGCTTAGGTTTACTCGTCTCCACAACTGTAAAAAATAGTAGTCAGGCGAATAGTGCTTTACCGTTACTATTGCTACCACAAATTATCTTTTCTGGAGTTTTATTTAAAACAGAAGGTGTTATAAATAAATTCTTATCCTGGCTGATGTTAAGTCGTTGGTCAGTGGGAGCTTATGGTACTTTAGTTAATGTAAACGGCTTAGTTCCAGCACCCACAAAATTACCAGATGGTAGTATAGTTCCGCAGCCATTTGAAATAACATCTGTTTACGATCCAACTTGGGAAAATTTGATTTTGAATTGGGGAATTTTATTAGTACACGCCGTAGTTTATTTGATTGCGACATTTTTTTTACAGAAGCGCAAAGATATTTTTTAACTAAGTTTATTCTCTTACTCTTTCTCTGCGCCTCTGCGTCTCTGCATGAGATAAAAATATTATTTCTTAAAATATCTGAGATTATTACGGTCTTGATATTTAGCAATATAGTCTACATTTCGCTGCTCTAATTTTGATAGCAGCTTAGAAGGAAACTGCTTTGATGAATATATAGGACGATACCAAGATTGGTTATTAAAGTAATCTTGTAAACCAGGGGTTTCAAAACGCCGACCATGACGAGCGAAAATGGAATTTCGCATAATATCCAATTCAAAACCATCTTTCCCATCCAAATCTGCATCAGTTACAGGTTGTTGAGAAAGCCAGAAATAATTGTTTGTAGTTGTAATATCAACTGGTTGTATTGATGAACTAGGAATAGATGAAATAGTTGAAGTTTGTGTAACTTGAGGTGTAACAATTGACGGCGTTGAAGAGGGAGAAACATCTGGAGTTTGTGTAACTTGGGGTGTCACAATTGATGGCGTTGAAAAAGGAGAAACAGCTGGAGTTTGGGAAACTTGAGGTGTAACAGTTGATGGTGTTTCTGAAGGTGACACCGGATTTTCTGCTACAGGTTGAGAGAATTTTGGTAACGCCTGACTCACAATCACAGATGCACCAATTAACCCACCTGCAATTAAACCACCGATGAGGAGACCATTCGGTCGATTACCTTCACGAGTAGGTTGGGGAGACGCAGGAATCGTGGGAAGTGGTGGTGCAGATACCACAGTCGGTTGAGTAACAGACGGTTGAGTGAAAAATGGTTGTGTTGGTGGAATTGGATTTGTTGTACTTTGCAAAGCATCCAGCATCGCTCTTGCGGTAGGATAGCGATCGCGTGGATGATAAGCAATTACTTTATCTATTACCTCTGCCATGATTGGGCTAACATGACTCGCATACTGTCGCCACACAATCTCACCAGTCTGCGAGTCTGTTTCTAATTGTTGCGGTTGCATCCCAGTCAGCAAATAAATTGCTGTCATACCTAAGCTGTATAAGTCACTAGAATAAACTGGTCTACCTGCGGCTTGTTCACTTGGCATATATCCAGGAGTACCAATCACAATCGAACTAGTAGGATTCCCTTGGGAATTCACTACTGTTCCCATTGATTCCCGCACAGCACCAAAATCAATCAGTATCGTTTTACCATCACGATGACGCACCATGATGTTATCCGGTTTAATATCGCGATGAATAATGTGCTTAGAGTGGACATAATCTAGGACAGGTAACAAATTTAGAAAGATTTCTTGGACAGCGTTTTCACTAAATGACCCCTGTTGCTGGACTTTGGATGTTAGAGTGTCGCCTTCAATCCACTCCTGAACTAAGTAAAATTGCCCATTTACAGAGAAATAAGCGTACAACGCAGGGATTTGGTCAG
This region of Nostoc sp. UHCC 0302 genomic DNA includes:
- a CDS encoding YARHG domain-containing protein yields the protein MTIQLLNDRYQVIRTLGAGGFGETYLAEDTYMPSKRHCVVKQLRPIQNNPQIYKLVQERFQREAAILEELGGATDQIPALYAYFSVNGQFYLVQEWIEGDTLTSKVQQQGSFSENAVQEIFLNLLPVLDYVHSKHIIHRDIKPDNIMVRHRDGKTILIDFGAVRESMGTVVNSQGNPTSSIVIGTPGYMPSEQAAGRPVYSSDLYSLGMTAIYLLTGMQPQQLETDSQTGEIVWRQYASHVSPIMAEVIDKVIAYHPRDRYPTARAMLDALQSTTNPIPPTQPFFTQPSVTQPTVVSAPPLPTIPASPQPTREGNRPNGLLIGGLIAGGLIGASVIVSQALPKFSQPVAENPVSPSETPSTVTPQVSQTPAVSPFSTPSIVTPQVTQTPDVSPSSTPSIVTPQVTQTSTISSIPSSSIQPVDITTTNNYFWLSQQPVTDADLDGKDGFELDIMRNSIFARHGRRFETPGLQDYFNNQSWYRPIYSSKQFPSKLLSKLEQRNVDYIAKYQDRNNLRYFKK